The DNA window GACCCGAATTAAGAAAAAGCTATGGCCATGCTCCGGAAGAGCTCTTTCCAAATGAGTTATTAGGACAAAATAAAACAACTCCAGAACTTTTGAAATTTATTCAGCGGGAAAAAGAAAAAGGAAACAGTAATCTGAATACCCACTTGAATGAATTGTATCAAAGGACTTCAATGCCTATTTCTATTGTTATTCTGACGTTTTTAGCGCTTTCTCTTTCCTCACAAAAGAAAAGAGGTGGTCTTGGAATTAATTTAGCAATTGGGATCTCTCTTGCCTTTATTTTTGTGTTTTCATTTGAAGCATTAAAGGTAGTCTCGGAAAATAAAAGTATGTCTCCAGCACTGGCTATGTGGTTTCCGAATCTTATCTTTTTACCTATTGCGTTATATCTGTATCTGAGAAGAGCAAATCAATAGAGAAGCTTAATTTCTTTGTGGTAAAAAGAACGTATACCTTCTTCCAGTTCGATCCAGATTTCTCCCTTTTCATCGGAGAATTTTATGATGCCATTTTGTCTCTTTTTGTCGATCTCGAAAACAGAAATTTCATCTTTTCTAAATAGATTTTGATTGAATTGTTTCATTATTTCTCCCTCTGAAGGAATATTATTCAGTTTTTCAACCAGGAAATCATGTAGCTTTAAAGTGAATTCCTCAAGATCGAATTTTCTGCCTGTCAGCGTTAGAAGTGAACCAGCATTGGAAATTTCATCAAACTTCTCCTGAAGAATATTTATTCCTGCTCCAATGATGAAATAATTTTTTTGATTAATTTTTTTCTTTTCGATCAATATCCCTACTATTTTCTTACTTTTAAGAATAATATCATTGGGCCATTTTATCTTTACATCACTTTCAGTCATATTGGCAAGGAAATCCCTGATAACAATTGCGGTATAATAATTGAACATAAAATCCGTGAGCTTGAAATGATTAGTGCCTACAGCTAGTGTGTATGCGAGATTTTTTTCAGCTATGGAAGACCATGTATTTCCGTATTGACCGCGGCCTTTAGTTTGGTTAAATGTATGTAAAGCAATAAAATCTGAATTTTCGTAAAGTAAAAACTTTGAAATTTCGTCATTAGTAGAAGAACACTCTTTTAGATAGAATAGTTGAGCCATTAAGAAAACTTTAAGACTTTAAAGGGTTAAAAGTAAGGCTAAAGTAAAGAAAAAACAATAAATTTGCAGATTATAGTATTTTTTTAATGAATAAGACAGTAGAAAAGCAAGAATTAATAGATAAAATCGTTGAAGCTATCCAAGATGTAAAAGGAGAAGACATTATGATCTTCGATCTTTCCAACATTGAAAACTCAGTGGCAGAAACGTTTGTAATATGTAGTGGAAACTCAAACACACAAGTTTCTGCATTAGCAGGAAGTGTAGAGAAGAAAGTGAGAAACGAACTTCAGGATAGACCTTGGCATGTCGAGGGAACTGATAACGCAATGTGGGTTTTGGTAGATTACGTAACAGTAGTTGTTCACATATTCCAAAAACAGGTACGGGAGTACTATGATATTGAGGAATTGTGGGGTGATGCTAAAATTACCAAAATTGAAAATGAAATTTAATTTTAAAAAGTATAAATGAACAATAAAGGATTTAACTGGTTTTTTCCAATTGCAATCATAGCACTTTTGTTATTTTTTGGATCCAATTTTTTAGGAGACAACAGTGCAAAAGCTATCGATGAAGATGGTTTCTTCAGAGAAATGCAATCGGGAAAAGTTCAGAATATTATTATATATAAAGACACTGAAAAGGCTGACGTATTCCTGACTCAGGCTGCTAAAACGGCTATGGTGAGTAAGACCGCCAAAGAAAACAATCCGTTATCAGCATTCGAAATGGCTCCTAAAGCAGATTACACTGTAAAATATGGAGACCTACAGCTTTTCCTTCAAAAATTTGATCAGATAAGAGCAGATAATGCGACTATCAAGACCACAAAAGATTATGGTGCAGGTAAAAATCCTTTTATGGATATTTTATTTTCAGCATTGATATGGATTGCTATTTTGGGATTATTCTATTTTCTTCTTTTCAGAAAGATGGGGGGTGGCGGAGGACCTGGAGGACAAATCTTCTCTATTGGTAAATCCAAAGCAAAGCTTTTTGATGAAAAAGAAAGAATTCAGGTAACATTTAAAGATGTTGCAGGATTAGAAGGCGCCAAAGAAGAAGTACAGGAAGTTGTAGATTTCTTGAAAAATTCTGAAAAATATACAAGACTTGGAGGTAAAATTCCAAAAGGAGTTCTATTGGTAGGTCCTCCGGGAACAGGTAAAACTTTATTGGCTAAAGCAGTAGCAGGAGAAGCAAAAGTTCCTTTCTTTTCACTTTCCGGTTCTGACTTTGTTGAAATGTTTGTTGGAGTAGGTGCATCAAGAGTGAGAGATCTATTTGCCCAGGCAAAAGCGAAGTCACCAGCAATTATCTTCATCGATGAGATTGATGCAATCGGACGTGCCAGAGGGAAGAATAATTTCTCAGGAGGTAACGATGAGAGAGAAAATACCCTGAATCAGCTTCTTACTGAAATGGATGGTTTCGGAACGGATGTAAATGTAATTGTAATGGCTGCGACCAATAGAGCGGATATCTTAGATAAAGCCTTG is part of the Chryseobacterium paludis genome and encodes:
- the ftsH gene encoding ATP-dependent zinc metalloprotease FtsH, whose product is MNNKGFNWFFPIAIIALLLFFGSNFLGDNSAKAIDEDGFFREMQSGKVQNIIIYKDTEKADVFLTQAAKTAMVSKTAKENNPLSAFEMAPKADYTVKYGDLQLFLQKFDQIRADNATIKTTKDYGAGKNPFMDILFSALIWIAILGLFYFLLFRKMGGGGGPGGQIFSIGKSKAKLFDEKERIQVTFKDVAGLEGAKEEVQEVVDFLKNSEKYTRLGGKIPKGVLLVGPPGTGKTLLAKAVAGEAKVPFFSLSGSDFVEMFVGVGASRVRDLFAQAKAKSPAIIFIDEIDAIGRARGKNNFSGGNDERENTLNQLLTEMDGFGTDVNVIVMAATNRADILDKALMRAGRFDRSIYVDLPELHERREIFDVHLKKIKLDENVDRDFLAKQTPGFSGADIANVCNEAALIAARNSHTSVTKQDFLDAVDRIIGGLEKKNMAIKPSEKKRVAYHEAGHATISWLVEHASPLLKVTIVPRGRSLGAAWYLPEERQLTTTEQMLDEMCATLGGRAAEQVIFNNISTGALSDLETVTKRAQAMVTIYGLSPNIGNISYYDSSGQSEYNFGKPYSEETANKIDVEIKSIIENQYLRAVQILADNKDKLDALAGKLLEKEVIFREDLEEIFGKRAWDPELTERPVTNTIPLLKEKEEESEIQAPESPTQL
- a CDS encoding biotin--[acetyl-CoA-carboxylase] ligase, coding for MAQLFYLKECSSTNDEISKFLLYENSDFIALHTFNQTKGRGQYGNTWSSIAEKNLAYTLAVGTNHFKLTDFMFNYYTAIVIRDFLANMTESDVKIKWPNDIILKSKKIVGILIEKKKINQKNYFIIGAGINILQEKFDEISNAGSLLTLTGRKFDLEEFTLKLHDFLVEKLNNIPSEGEIMKQFNQNLFRKDEISVFEIDKKRQNGIIKFSDEKGEIWIELEEGIRSFYHKEIKLLY
- the rsfS gene encoding ribosome silencing factor, producing the protein MNKTVEKQELIDKIVEAIQDVKGEDIMIFDLSNIENSVAETFVICSGNSNTQVSALAGSVEKKVRNELQDRPWHVEGTDNAMWVLVDYVTVVVHIFQKQVREYYDIEELWGDAKITKIENEI